From the Bacillus sp. FJAT-22090 genome, the window GATGCAGTAGCCATAATACCAACGATAAAACCATGTGATGCAATATTTTTTTCCGGATCACTTCCGTATGTTTACACTAAGGATGCGAGAGAACAACTGCCTATTCCTTCTCATTATCTTCGTCAAGACGAAACTGCTATTGCTACAACACTTTTATCTATTGGTTTTTCCAGCTCCATTCCAGTATCAAAGCTTTCAATCGACTTGATCGAGCCACAAAGTGTACAACATGTGCTAGAGGATATTGGCCAAATGGATGAATATCCGTTTATGATGAAAATTGATCCTACTTTTGATTTGAAAGAAGTTGTTGCTTTTCATGCCAATTTGCAAAAAAATGGTGAAGTGAGCCTTGCGATAACAAGTATTCATACTGTTTATCAGCACTTGCGCGAAAATAATCTATCGGTCATTCGTATGATTGACCCTAAAAGTTCTATAATAAAGGGACTCGAAGAAACAAAATCGATGGCTCTTCTTGCAAAAAGCCAATCAGCTAAAATTGCTGTTGGATTTATTCAAACAATTGACGATAAATTAATATCAGATGATACATTAAAGAAAATATCAAGTTCTATTCAAGCAAGTTTTACTAAGAGTGAAAAGGATTTATACATGCTTTATTCAACTCAGGGTGACGTTCAAAAAGCTTTTGTAAACAACTATATAGACACTTGGTTTGAGCTTTCTTCCTCTCCACTTAAGATTGCCTTTGGATTCGGTAAGACAGTTGTAGAAGCTACGAAAAATGCAAAGGATGCTCTTACCTATACAACAGAAAACTCCGCTTATGTGATAACGGATACGAAAGAATTATTAGGACCTTTGCCAAACAATCAAAAGAAGGTACATCTGAAAACGAATGAACCTAAAATAGCTAAGTTAGCTAAAGAAACAACATTAAGTCCAGCTAATATCTCCAAAATAATGCAGTTCAGTCGTTCACGCACTTCCGTTGAATTTACTGCATATGATTTAGAGGTCTATTTACAAGTTAGTAGACGCACAACTGAACGAATCTTAAAAAAGCTCGTAGATAATGATTATGCTCGAATTACTGGGGAAGAAATGACCTACCAACAGGGTCGACCACGTGCCATTTACGAGTTGAATTTCCCTACATACTTATAAGAAGTTCAGACAAATTGTAAAGAAAGGAAAGTTCACTTTTGCTGAACTTTCCTTTTTTCTTATGACTCTAATGAAGCTTCTCTTTTGTTGATTTCTGCAATATCTGCTTGTGTTAACTTTTGGATCGTAAAGCCTGTCATCGCATAACAAATAGATAATAGTGGCACAACATAGTTTAAAATTGCATATGGCGCATACTCAAATGCACCTACACCTAGAGTTCCAAGAATAAACACTCCACATGTATTCCAAGGAATAAAGACAGAAGTAAGTGTCCCTCCATCCTCTAATGCCCGGGATAGATTTTTTGAATGTAAGCCCATTTTCGTGTAAGCTTTTGAAAACATACGAGCAGGAACAACGATTGAAATATATTGCTCTGAGCAAGTCGCATTTGTCGTGAAACAAGCTACAATCGTTGCTGCTACTAGTGTACCTGCTGATTTTGCTAGTTTAAGAATTTGATTCATAATCGATTGGAGCATTCCCGAATATTCGAGTATTCCCCCGAACGTCATTGCAACCAGTGTCATGGAAACCGTATACATCATGGAATCTAATCCACCACGATTAAATAAATCATCTACCATAGCATTTCCAGACTCAATAACATATCCACTTTGAAGTGCTCCAATTGCTTCCGCAAGAGAGCCACCTTGTACAAATACTTGCGCTAAAGTCCCTAAAATAAACCCTACGACAAGTGCTGGAATTGCCGGAACTTTCATCACTACAAGCGCAATTAGCGCAACCGGTATCAATAGCAACCAGGGAGAAATAACAAAGCTTTTTTCTAACATAGATATCGTTTCTTGAATACTGCCTTGATCAAGGTTACTTGCTTTGTATTTCGTACCGAGAAAACCGTAGACAGTTAGAGCAATGATTATCCCAGGTATAGTTGTATATAACATATGTTTAATATGCACAAATAGTCCTGTACCAGTAAGACCTGCTGCTAGATTTGTTGTATCAGATAGCGGTGACATTTTATCTCCAAAATAAGCACCCGAAATAACCGCACCTGCTATAATTGGAGCAGGAATTCCCATGCTTAATCCAATACCCATACCAGCAACACCGACAGTTCCCATCGTTGACCAAGAACTACCAATTGCTAAAGAAACAATCATACAAATTACGCAAATTGTCACTAAGAAAAAGGCTGGTGTAATTATTTTAAGTCCATAATAAATCATTGTAGCAATTACTCCGCCACCAATCCAAGCTCCTATGATTAAACCTACCAAAATAATAATAACTACAGCTGGTAAAGCAAGTTTAATCCCCTTGTACATCATTTCTTCAATATCATCCCATTTAAATCCATGCTTCCATGCAACAAGCGCTGCTACTGCTGTTCCAATAATTAATGGAATATGTGGCCCTTGTTCTAACACAACAATTGTAACTATCATTACTGCAATCATTACTAATAAAGGAGTGATTGCCCAAAGTAAAGACATTTCTTTTTTTGCTACAGCATTTTTCTTTTCTTCCATCCCATTTCCCCCTTGTCATATTCTTTTGACAATTCTTAATTGACGTTTAATAGTCGTTAATAGTCGTTAATAGGCTAATAATAATGCCAAATGATATAGACGTCAATATTTTTTTGATATTTTTGAAAGCGTTTCCGTCAGAACATTTGCACCTAATAATAGCGAGTCATGATTAAACGTCATATTTGGATGATGTAATCCCGGAGAAAGATCTGATCCAATACCTATCATGGCAGCTTTTAATTCA encodes:
- the nhaC gene encoding Na+/H+ antiporter NhaC, whose translation is MEEKKNAVAKKEMSLLWAITPLLVMIAVMIVTIVVLEQGPHIPLIIGTAVAALVAWKHGFKWDDIEEMMYKGIKLALPAVVIIILVGLIIGAWIGGGVIATMIYYGLKIITPAFFLVTICVICMIVSLAIGSSWSTMGTVGVAGMGIGLSMGIPAPIIAGAVISGAYFGDKMSPLSDTTNLAAGLTGTGLFVHIKHMLYTTIPGIIIALTVYGFLGTKYKASNLDQGSIQETISMLEKSFVISPWLLLIPVALIALVVMKVPAIPALVVGFILGTLAQVFVQGGSLAEAIGALQSGYVIESGNAMVDDLFNRGGLDSMMYTVSMTLVAMTFGGILEYSGMLQSIMNQILKLAKSAGTLVAATIVACFTTNATCSEQYISIVVPARMFSKAYTKMGLHSKNLSRALEDGGTLTSVFIPWNTCGVFILGTLGVGAFEYAPYAILNYVVPLLSICYAMTGFTIQKLTQADIAEINKREASLES